The Mangrovimonas cancribranchiae nucleotide sequence AACTTACCTAATTTTTTATTAGCTTTAAAGTTAACTGTTGTTCTATTTAGTTCATCTCCTGGTATCACGAATTCAGTTCTTTGGTTACCAACAAATAGAGAAGTACTTGACGTTGCTGTTCCTCCTGAGATTGCTACAGAGTTTTGAAATGTAGTACCGTTTGTGAAGAAGTCTTTAACATTATCCTCAATTGGAGCGTATGGTCTAACAGTAAAGTTACCATCATAGTCAGGTAAACCTACAGGTTGTAAAGAACCATCATATCTTGGTCCCCATCCACCGTTTTCATAAGTGTAGTGGTTACCATCCCATCCTTGACCGTAAAGAGTTTGTCTTTCTGGTAAATAGGCTACAGATTCAAATTGCGTTGATGTATTTATGTTTACTCTCATTTTACTGCCTTCAGCCCCTTTTTTAGTGGTAACGATTAACACACCGTTTGCACCTCTAGACCCATATAAAGCAGCACCATTCGCACCTTTTATGGCGTTAACAGATTCAATTAACTCAGGGTTTAAATTGCTTAAAAAGTTAGCTGATTGAATAACACCATCAACTACAACTAAAGCTTCATTGTTACCTGTAATAGATCTAGGCCCTCTAAATACAATTCTTGTATCTTGATCAACACCGTAATTAGTTGTGTTAATTTGTAAACCAGAAACCTTACCAGCTAAACTTTGCACAACGTTTGGGTTGTTAGCTTTAGTTATTTCATCAGCATCAACAACTTGATTAGATGTTGTGATTTGATCAGCAGTACGTTCAACATTGAATGCTGTAATTACTACTTCATCAATAGCTTCAACATTAGGCTCCATAGCGAAGCTAATAGTGTTGGAAGCACCAACAGCCATTTCTTTAGTAGTGTAACCTACAAAAGAATAAGACAATACATCGCCTTGGTTAGCGCCGATAGAGTAATTACCGTCAAAATCTGTTTGGGTACCGTTAGTAGTCCCTTTTACAATAACATTAACTCCAGGGAGTGGTAATCCGTTTTCATCGGATATCGTTCCTGAAATTGTTTTTTCTTGCGCGAACGAAAGTTGCACAACAAACGCTAGAAATAGCGTTAGAATTCCACTAAACTTTGTTTTCATTTTATATTTTATTTGAATTAGTCTACGCCAAAAATCATAATAAAAAGTTAATTAAACAATAAATAAGGGTTAAAATTTTGAATTTTTTTGCGAAAATCACCGTGTGAAGCTAAAGTTTTCCTAAAAAAATGAAGTTAAGCTTAGGTGTACTTGAGAGTTGGAAAACTTAAATTTTTGGGCTTCAGTTTTGCCGTTGGCATAGTTGAATTTTAATAGCCCTGCTTTTGTTAATATGCCAAAACCTAACCCAAAACCGTAAAGCTTTTCTTTCTGATTTACAATGTCATTCTCTAAGTAAGAGAAATCTATAATGGTATGAAGGTAAATACTTTGACTTAGTGAATATCTGTATTCTGTATTAATGACGCCATATAAATTTGCGGCTAGGCTATTCTCTTTAAAGCCTCTAATAGAATTTATTCCTCCAAACCGGTAGAGTTCGTTTTCTAAATAATTATTAGAGATTAAATAGCCGCCATTAGCCTTTATGAAAACACTATTTTTACGATTTAAATTAAAGATTTTATAGGTATCAATAAATATATTGTGTTGTTCGTTTTTTTCTTCACTATTTCTATATCCCGTTCCTAATTCTAAATTAATGTATGTGGAAACAGGGAATAAACGATTGTTTGTTTGTATGTTTTGGTGTAGGTAGCCTATGTTGTAGAAAAAGGATTCGTAGTCTTCAATAGGAGTAAAGTTACTGGTGTTACTTAATAAGTTGTTTGACTTTATTGATTTTACCCCAGCTGAAATTTCATTTTTTGCATTTAACTGATATAAAAGTTTGGCGTTTTGAGATGCTGTTGTAAATGATGAATCTTTTTTAAATAGGTTTAATTGTAATTGAACCCCGATTGGAGAGTTAAATATATATGGTATTTTTAAGTTAGCATTAAATGTTCGTTGTTCGTTTTCATCGCTCTTATATATTAGTGAGAATGATTCGCCTAGATTTAGATTATTGTTTAAATCTAGGTTTAGATAGCCGTTAAATTCTAAGTTGCCGCTTTCTTCGTTTGTTCCAAACCCTAAAAAACCATCAAAATTATTGCTTTTGGTTTTTTTAAGATATACATATAATATAGTAGAGTCTTTGGTGAATAAAACTTCAGGATCTTTTATTTGACTAGAAAAACGTAATTGA carries:
- a CDS encoding POTRA domain-containing protein; this encodes MLQITSKDSLETQTINRIGYKNKHNNFKSVTNEINKLKTTLINNGYIGTKTSSVKKTTDSLITCEMLLGNKIDSVKIFFNEENSIKTYLNEITRNTTTKDYIIIPFEETQNTLEQLSAKIVESGDPFSTVKLTEHVINKNTLKAHLTLTQKAESRKIDKIIVKGYKKFPKAYLKHNLKIKEGDVFNLNSTKKKLSNLDQLRFSSQIKDPEVLFTKDSTILYVYLKKTKSNNFDGFLGFGTNEESGNLEFNGYLNLDLNNNLNLGESFSLIYKSDENEQRTFNANLKIPYIFNSPIGVQLQLNLFKKDSSFTTASQNAKLLYQLNAKNEISAGVKSIKSNNLLSNTSNFTPIEDYESFFYNIGYLHQNIQTNNRLFPVSTYINLELGTGYRNSEEKNEQHNIFIDTYKIFNLNRKNSVFIKANGGYLISNNYLENELYRFGGINSIRGFKENSLAANLYGVINTEYRYSLSQSIYLHTIIDFSYLENDIVNQKEKLYGFGLGFGILTKAGLLKFNYANGKTEAQKFKFSNSQVHLSLTSFF